The genomic DNA TCTTTATTCACTATGGAAGATTTGGAGTTATCCCATGAATCGTAGTTTTGGGGAAAGAGAACAAGTGGAAAGTTCAATGTTGCGTATTCGCACAAGGCATCGTTTATTAGGCGTAATCGGTCTATTGATGATTTCTAGTAGCTATTTCGCCGCATGGAACTTTAGAGAAACGATTAGTCAGCTATTTGAAAAAAAGGTAAATCTAGGATTAATGATTGCTTTCCCATTTTCGATATTTTTTGTTTGTTTATTAGGAACCTATCTGTTCTTTTGTTATTCTTTTCGCTTGTTGCTCCATTTGTTGAGCGATTCGAGATTCAAGTATCGAGGAACCAATTTTTTATTGATTGGGAACACACAGATCCATCTTTTAAAAAGTTGGCGAATGAATTCGTTAATCACATTAGTTATCGGTCTATCTTTGGCAATGATCGGAGGGATGACTGGTATATCGACACTCATTGCACATCGTGAAGAGATTGCTGCTCCTGTTTCTTATCAATTAGATACTCAGACGGCAAACAAACTTCGACCGATCTTAGCAGAAGAAAATCAGAAGATCACTGATGAATTCGTTTTTCATTACAAAGTAGTAGGTAGCTATTATGACTTGAGCATTGGTTCGGTATCTGCCGGCAATGAGATCAAGCCAGTCAATTTGATTTCTGAAAAAGAGTATCACGCTTTTCGCAAAATCAAACCTAGTCTGCCAGAAATCAAACTTACAGGAAAAAATCATACAGTCATGTTAGATGCAATCGAATCGATGTTTCGTAATTTTTCTAGTTACGGGAAAAAGATCCATCTACCTGGTCAGCAAGAACTATTGATCCAACAGGTGCTTCCGGGATTTCTGGGAGATGAAGATATGACCTATTATGGACCGACCTTGGTCGTTGATCAAGCGATCTTTGACCGTGTAACTGGATTAGACTTTCAGATCATCAATTGGAATGTAACTGGTGGCAATCAAGAAAAATTGACCGAACGATCAAATGAAGAAGTAGCTACTAATTGGAACCACACGATTTATTATAGTTATGAGATCACCGATCAAGGGATAGTTGGGACGATCCATACCGATGCTT from Enterococcus mundtii includes the following:
- a CDS encoding ABC transporter permease, which translates into the protein MLYKLAAKSFFKQSRGYLVYFFSLTLSTMIYYSFSAMTYDQSLIRRASQDVSIDTILKLGSWIITVVLLFFVLSANRFFLNRRQKEIGIYQLFGISKFQISSIYVLETMTIGFFACMLGILLGSIFSKLFQMILVRMMKMDITSRFFISIPSIVETVVVFFVILSAVSLYSLWKIWSYPMNRSFGEREQVESSMLRIRTRHRLLGVIGLLMISSSYFAAWNFRETISQLFEKKVNLGLMIAFPFSIFFVCLLGTYLFFCYSFRLLLHLLSDSRFKYRGTNFLLIGNTQIHLLKSWRMNSLITLVIGLSLAMIGGMTGISTLIAHREEIAAPVSYQLDTQTANKLRPILAEENQKITDEFVFHYKVVGSYYDLSIGSVSAGNEIKPVNLISEKEYHAFRKIKPSLPEIKLTGKNHTVMLDAIESMFRNFSSYGKKIHLPGQQELLIQQVLPGFLGDEDMTYYGPTLVVDQAIFDRVTGLDFQIINWNVTGGNQEKLTERSNEEVATNWNHTIYYSYEITDQGIVGTIHTDASKAEESEYSENKLTGQASRLNYNARYPRLRATDRQIGINIFVALFVGMIVIIATGSILMVRQLSEAEIERTNYQLLTKLGIAQRKTNRMIYKQNALMFFPPMILGITHAVFAINVFSQYVEGADYWLAYFVCGLLIVIYLLFYFMTSRLYCRIIEE